The DNA region TGCTTTTGGAACACACACAGGCTGTGAACCATgaagctgggcagcagctgaaggcatCACCAGGCACTCTGGATGGGCATCACCAGGCTCAGACAAACAGATGGGGTCACTGTGTCAGCCTGGCCATATTTTGCTTCCCTCCAGAGTCCAAACCATAGTCTTAGGCACAAAGAATGCCATTCTGTGTACAGGCTCCCAAATCAAGTCTGCCTGAGTGTCAGATGTGATATTGTTTgtcaggcagagcagccccaatGGGACTGCAGCATGCTCTACAAGAATTCCCAAGTCAAATCATGACTGGGAAGTGAATTGGCTTCATCTATGGACAATATTAACTGATATTTCTTGAGTCTAATTCCTTCAAACGACAAGTTACAAAACTGTAACTTCAGAGTGTAATACTCTCTTGACAAGATCTGAACAGCAACTGGTATCCTGCTTAGAGTGCTGTGTGAGTACTCCCATGCTGCAGGATATGCCTATTTTGGTCTTCATTCAGCTCTCTCTCTGCAAAGACTGGAGACAAATATCCCTGTCAGCTCTCTAAAATCACCACTCAGAATATTAGCAGGTGAGCTCAGTTCCAAGATTAGTTTAAGTCTTTAATTAGAAAACCCATACACACCAGCAGTAGAAAAAGTTATGTAAAATGGAACAAATAAATCAGGCAACCTAATGATGGGGTCTGGTAATAGCCTTTTTGGTCCTAACTTGGTCACTGGGAAGATgctgtttgttatttttagatttgCATTTTGGGTATAAGCTCTACTACCACCAGCATGGAGTGAGCAAGAGAATCCTGAGCTAAGAAAGAACAGTTTGTCATTCATGGCAACTTCACCATGACATTAGAGGTCAAAATCATCTCAGCTGCTCCCAACATCACAGATTTAATTCAACATAATTTTTTAGTCCCTAAAAATAGCAGAACTAAAACTTTGCAATTTCCATTTCAAAGAAACACACTAAAAGTAAAGATAAGGAAAGGTTCTAGGGaactgaaaacaggaaaaattttCTTGAGGAAGTGGAACACTTAAAAAGACAGCAAATCAACTCCCACCCCATACCAGCTTCTACTTCTTCAAGTTACTCCTCACTTGTCCACAAATTCATATGGATGTGAAAGGACACATTAACCAAAAGGAGCAAGCTGTGCCATACTCTATGTACAGTGTGGAGTAATCTGCCCcttccaaaagaaaagaatatcTTTTGTAATCTTTCAGGGCAAAAGGAATTACAGGGGTACAGAATTTGTCAGTGCTGCCTTCTGTGCTTGGAACCCCCTCCCACAGAAACTCTGAGCTCTGTATAGACACTACCTTTATTAGATGTATCAGTGCTTCTTGAAGCTGAGACCTACTGAGAACAGTAGGAGGTGTAGGCTGAATTTCTGTTGTTCCAAGTGTTAAAGGCGAAGAAGAACTGGCTTTATTCTCCACTTCAGTAGCTTTTGTAGCTGACTGCTGAAACACACTTGGAGACAAGAGCACTGAAGGTGTTACTGTTGTTGTGGCTGTAACAAACTGTGGAGGTGCAACCtgtaaaagaacagaaaattaataaCCACTGTGTTCAGTAAGAATCAATGATGCTGTAAAGGCTGGAGAGATaagcataaagaaaatgaaataaattgcaGCCACGATTATTCAGTCAGATATTGCAAAATAGCTGCTCTTAATCAAGAACTATCTACCTATGAAGATTAATTTTAGTACCAATTGTACTTCTCATTTTCAAAGCTGAAGAAGGTAGCAGCCTTGAACATTCTTGTATGCAGACTCCTTTCTACTTTTCTACTCATGTGTTTGCTACCTTccagaatttttaaaacagaacacATACAACGAAAGTTGAGCTTTTCACCTCAGTAATCTACGGAGCCCGTAGCCGTTTAGCAAATTATTCTCCTTTGGAGTTTTCAGAAAGATCAGTCCTGCTTCCTGCACCCCCACTTCTATGGTCTCCCACAAATACTTTACTTCAAATTTGAAGTGCATCTCAAACATATTTAGAGAAACTGCTGAATTATAATTAAAGCATTGGAGTACACTGAAATATTCTCATTCTGTTTTCCCTTGGGGGGATGTAGGATGGAAATATTTCAAGGACCATCTTCCCACCTCATTGTTCCACAGGTCTGTCTCCATTTCACTAGAAAAATGCACATACTGCCTTTaccactttttcttttaaacataaATTGCACATTTAGAGGACTATTACATTTGCATCAACTGGACACAAATAAATAATGTCCTCTTTGAGTAACTCTGACTTTTCCTGATAGCTGCAATTGTTACTCAGGCTGATAATATGTGTCTTTCTCAGGCTTCCAGGATGAccaaggtgaaaaaaaaaaaaaagaaaataaatatgccAATCTCACTCCAAAGAAAAGCAACACTAAATGTGATTTATAAAGATGTTTGATATGTCAGCAGAAAGAGCTCACCTTCGATAACCAACaatcttcagaggaaaaagccCTCCAAAGCCATCTAAAGTTAATGTGTATAAAATAACATCAACAACAGCAGAactaaaaaatttattttcttgtagtCAAAACTGTGAAGACTCACAGCGTGGGATTTCAGCTGAAGACAATGTGCTTAAACTGACAGTTTACTATACAACATGCACATGTTTcttaaaattcccaaatccataTAAAATGCTTTGAATTCGGTAATCATTTACTAACTGGGTCATGATCAGACTGTTGAGCTTATTTTATAGCATCCCAGTAGATAAAACAGCATTTTACTTCAAGTAGGGCCATTTTTTTGCCTTCACAATCAGATCTGGGCATGCTACTAAAACTGCTTTCATGGAGAGCAAGTTTGACAAGAATGAGGCAAGATATCTGAAAAAGGAGTGGGTGCAtaagggaaaagcagaaataaaatacagatggTGTCCTAAAATGAACACATAACAAAAAGGTAATTAAAACCAGTTCTTGAACATTTGACTGTTATCAAGTTATTTTGTAACTATAACCTGAAACTTAAAATTGACATTATTTTAAGCTGTTATCCAAGGCAGTTCTAAGAAGCTTAAACCTGCTCTCAGCTGGCTAAAATTTGCTATCACAAGTTTTGCAGTAGcaattactaattttttttttctccatcttcaactttttctgctttgtatCAGTTCATAAGATACAAGGTATCTCAAGAAAACTGAGACACAGCAAGGCAAGGATTGCATTTTAAGCAATGGGATGCTTAAGGTTGGGCCAAGGCTAATATACCCTACTACAATATAATGGCATTAGTACTCCCTGCTtgcaacataaaaaaaaaaccagttcaAATGGTGCAAACtcagtgcagggctgcaaatcaaaaatgtgttttcatttctgcattAGAACCAACAGTAAGAGTAACTGTGCAAGAGCAGAGCACTGACAGCAACTCCCCCTTCCTCCAGTACTGTTTCATAACAGCTCCTTCAATATGGTCAGTGGGCAGTGACTATTTAAGATATCAGCTGGGTACTgcagctgggttttttccccctaagaAAACCCCTGAGACTGATTAGCAGAGGTACTTATCCACTTACTTGACTTGCTTTAGACAAAGTTTTCGGCTGTGGAAATACTTCTGATTCCTTGTTTTGTTGTACAGTCTGagttaaggggaaaaaaagcaaaattcacaGGTTACCGTCCACAGCTCAATTTCCAGAGGTCAttctctgtttttcagaaagccacaaaatgcaaatttcaaGATTTTAGATATAATACAATCAATTTTACAAAACTGATATAATCAATCggaagctggaaaaagaaaaaaatctgaacttaTGTTTTATGCTTTCAATATTATGGCAAACCTATAAAGCCATATCTCAATGTAGCCCACAGGTACCCACAGAAGTGGGTCAAAACCGAAGGAGTACAAAACACTCAAAgcaaaataatcagaaaaaggaaattgttAACTGTATTGTAGACTTCCACACATCTCCCATCACAGTGCTCAGCCTGCACCCTTCCATCCCTTCTCAgatccccagctctgagcagtaCTTTTCTGACACAAGATGAAATCTTTAGGACTTCTTCACCCACTAACAGCAGCAGTTTGAAAAACCTCCTCTAGAGACAGGTTTGTCACTGACAGCAGGTGCTAATGATACAAAACTAATGGAACTGCATTTCTAACTTAGCATTCAATCAATACCACAAAGTGGAAACCCTTAATTATCTTACAACAGCTAATATGTAACAGCACagttttcaagggaaaaataCATGTGGTCTAAAGCTTCATGGATATCAAAGCCCACAGAATACCTGAAGGGGAGAGATTATCTTGCTGTTCAAGGCTGATGGCTTACTGTGAGATTCTTTGAAGCTTTCTGGTGTTGCAAGTTGGCCAACCGAGGCAGAGATGTTTGGTGTTAAGGGACTCTTAGTGAGAgactgctgctgtgtttggtCATGCTGTGGGGTCAACCTGAGTTTCTGGAGAAGATCAACACTTGTATGAGATGCATTTGAGACAGTCCCTGTGTTTGCTGTAGTCAAGGGTGCTATGAGCTGGCCTTGGCCAGCCATTAGATTCTGTGGAGCGTGGTTCACTTCAGATGGCGGCTGATTCACCAGTGGGGATATGGGCTTGGCAGCTTGCTGCATAACTTGCATTATACTGTTGCTTTGTTTGAGGCCAGGAAGCATCTGAGCAGGGGCAGCTTCCATTGTTGAGGCTGAATTAAGAACAGGGCTTAAACGAACTGAATAGCTTGGAACGTTTTTCAGCTCAGGCTGGGAAACTGAAGCTGGAGGTATTATCATAGGTGTCAAACAGTCCTGCTGGCTGGCACTGGGTTTAATGCTTGGACTTTCACATTTCCCCAGGGATTGTTGCATTACTGGTGACTGGTcaaaggaaaaaggcaaaagcaaactgtgctgctctctggcagaTGCATCTGTCTGCAACTTCTCCATTCTCTCTGGATTGGGATATGGAGCTGCAGGCTGTTCCTTTTGGACAGAGGTTCCAAACAGTTCCTCCAAAGTCAGATGCTTCTGCCTTGACTGAAATGGctaaaaagaaaggagaagttTTCAGTTTAGAACTAAACACAGCACTGTGAAGCTCACACAGGATTATTACAAATTCAAAGAAGTTAGGAGAGACAACTAGGTCAAATGCATATAAAACACAGTTTGGGTACCACAGGTGCCCCATTCATaggaattttgaaattaatttaatttatgagAAACATCCTGGCTATGTATGGCTTTTCCTTACAGCCATCTCAGGACAGTCTTTGCAGCAGTAGTCAGGAAGGGGGATGGCTATGGATTCTGTCAGGAACATGGCACCTGCCATCATCCATCAGCCATAACTACACAAGGCACTTTAGGGAAGTGGAGGGAAAATCATACATGTTGAAAAAATCCTCACAGAATTTACAGAATTGGAAATAGTTAAATGCTCTAAAAGATGGGAAAGGATCATAAAAACCAGAAGGATATGCAAATAAAAACGTGGATATGCACAACTGAACTAGCAATACATGCCTAGATAGTTTTCCTAGCCCTAGTGCAGTAGATGTCACAATAGGTAAGAGAATTTCTATAAACCTAAATATGTATCTCCTTGAAAAGTACATTATATGTACACAGTTAAATCTACGAGTTCTTTAGTctctccccaaaaaatctatCTAGCCTACACTGATATTGTTAGAAAAATATggtttctgaaaatatttcaaaatgtttttcagtaaagagaaaagaaacagctaTTAACAGCACTGATctcaaaattttcctttttttttgttttttttttttgaggttgcACAGGACCAGAAGTTATGTAAAACAGCTGGACTGAAATACAACATTCTGTTCAGAAGACTAAATGGCCTGAAGCACAATTCCAGTGTATTCTGATGGTATGTCTAAACAAAGATGCTACTTCACAATGACAACCACTGCACCATGACAttgctctgctggctctgctttccccagcagagaacagcagccaaggcacagcagcacaggtgcCACAAATAGCCCAACAACAACCCCCTGAGCTTGAAGTCACACTGTCTTTTGCCCAGGTTACTCATCTCTACCATCACTGTTATTCAATTTTAGCTAGTTAAAAGACTGGCACCCTTTCGTTTTGGGGCTGGGACATGCTATAGTTTATAAACCTTGTTAGTTATGTTACCAATCTTTTCCTAGAAAGTTTTTCCACTGATCCTACTGTTCTGGAGACCTGTCCTTCAACCACAAAGATTccataaagagaaaaatcacaGTTCCAGATCATTTCAAACTCAGCTGTTCACTTCAGTATGATTAACTGACCAGCCTTCCTTTATTAATACATTACAAAAGTCAAGTAATAAACTGAAATCTCTACCATGCCCTGATCCAAGTCAAACTGGATAGTCTCAAACATCAAGTTACTTTCCAACATGGAGTATAAAACATCTCTTTTGCCTTGTCTTGCTGAGGCGTACTTTGAGCATTTCATCAGCTCAGTGTGTTTATGAGGACCTGTATCACAAGGGGCTGCATAAAGGCCACAAGATCACTTTATTTCATAGGAAtagaatgctgctgctgctgctcagagggtTTCTCCAGAAATGATTTCAGATAAATTAAGCTTTGTAGACGCAAGCTCTGCTTATTCATGGTTCAGTACCAGTGATCTGGTTCAGTTTTGCACACTGCTGGCACAGAAGCATTTCATGATACaactgattttaattttgaattgcCAAGATACAACACTTAACTACATAATATCATAcagaagacatttatttttattcccaaaTGTGTGGTATCTTTAGCATGAGATGAAGTTAATCAACATGCAAGTGTGACATTTTGGAGGGAATTTAGCAATCTCACTGTACTTATCATAGCCacactattttttaatttcactaGCCATCTGTTTTAATTAGatgaaaaatgtatatttttatagttGAAATAGAATGTTTTTCCAGTAGTCTCTCAGTTGTCCATGTTACTAAAAATGTGACTCAGAACCAACACATTTGAGATATATTTGAACTCAGCTAACTGGCTTTATAGAACTATCTCTTATGTTACccaattaattttttccaataCCTCTGCAGctattattttaaatagctcaatagaattaaaaatatgatATTTTACCAGTTCTATAAATCAGTTTTCCCTTTAATTACTTTAGAGCAATTTGTTAGAGTCTTAtctttccaatttttccttTACTAGTTAATTGATTCCTGTTCTGCAATTCCATGCACTGTCAGGTGGAGCATTTCAGCTGATTTTGTACAGTCTACATGGAATGACCCAAAGAAAATATGTGCTTTGAAAGCAAAGCCTCAGGCAGCCCTGGTGCCAGGTCTCCAGACATGGCATGCAGCAAACAGAGCTGGATGCCAGGGGTCACTCCATCACTGACCCAAAACCAGAGGTGCTGCTcaggggctggaagggctgggataGAAACAATCCCAGCAAACTCCCCACCCCTCATTTTAGTTCATTAACTGTTACTACCCTACCCCTAAATCAgattcctgctgcccagccccagctctgacccaaACTAGAACTACAATTACTCCTCCAAATTGGGGATTTTATTTACCAGTACTGAGTGCAAATTTGCCCACGTTTTCCTAGGGGATTTCACTTCTCGGGCACAGTGATTTATTGCATAAGGAGCACCCCAGAGAACCGTGGCAGGGAGAGAAGCTTTCCATGGGGCACTTCCAGGAgcaccagcagtgcctgcccGGTGCCCACTGGGTGGCACTGCAAGCAGGCCCACAGCACCTCCCTGTTACAGGCAATTCAGGTACTGCACAGTTCACTTACTTCTTTCTCTAAATTTATCTCTGCAAAGTCTTGTACCAAGCCCCAGCTTCCTTGTGCAGGACcacagctgtggctctgaaGCACAGACAAACCTTCAGTAAATGTCTGAGAAAGAACACCAGGGCTTGAGTTCCTGAGTGAAAGACCTGACCACCAGGCATGGTCATCTGTTCTTGCTTCCTGTCTCTCCAAGTCATCCCACACATCACCACAGACTGACTTCTTCCAGAAGCCAAGTGGGGCCATTTAACGTGGATATTCACAGCAGTGTGGACATAGcctcttatttttaaaatgctaagtcaaaatacagaatttagGATCCTAAAAGTCTTCAAACTCATTTGTTTAGTGATAATACACTGGGCAAACACTGAAGGCAtcctaacaaaaaaaatccattttactACAAAAACAAAGtactaaatgaaaaaaaccccctcatTTAGAGTTGGATGAAACATACCTGCTCTTGCACTTGTAATGAAGGCTTCTGTTCTGAAGGCTCTGTGCTTTCTGGCTTTGGAGGATTTGAATTCTGTTGCATTCCAGAACTTGATATAATACTTAGGTCACTAATCTGATtctgaggagggaaaaaaatgaaagaaaaaaatataaatacatgaGTTTCAGTTTACATTTACCTATTATACAGTCCTGTTTACATGCCACTTGTGACTGAAATACAGATGATATACAAAGCACTGGTTTTTGTAAGACACTGTGGAATTCacaaatattattatttattttaggaaataaaaatcatacCAAGACATCCAGAATCTGGTATGCAGTCATAAAACTTTTACTCTTTATTATTATAAGAAAAGCGACAAGAAAATACAACTGATTTTATACTTTTCCACCAAGAACAAAAATGATACATTAAAGAAAAGGTGGGCTTTTCACATCCTGTATCTGCATTGGCTGCTAACAGAGAACTTTGCTACACTTCATTCAATCAGGAACTCAAACTAGAactgcttaggaaaaaaaaaagtcctgtcAGAAAGCACTCTAAGTGGATGAAAAGACAGCTTGTCACTGATTTACTTGCACCAGATTTAACCAGCCATGtacatttattttcaggttttaatttggttttctgtGAACAAGAAAAAACCAAGCAAGAGAGTTGCATTATGACACAGTATGTTTCAGATGGATTTGACTTTAATAagcataaaaagaaacaaatacagATATTCTATTACTATTAAAATCACCAGAAAAACCCAGACTGTAGAATAATCCAGCTTTCATGGGTAAACTGCACCTGATGCATATGACAAAACTCAACCATTGGTACAACACATGG from Haemorhous mexicanus isolate bHaeMex1 chromosome 11, bHaeMex1.pri, whole genome shotgun sequence includes:
- the DCP1A gene encoding mRNA-decapping enzyme 1A isoform X1, which encodes MEAAGRAGQEMSLAALRRHDPFITGIADVTGQVALYSFSPKDNEWEKTDIEGTLFVYKRSASPYHGFTIVNRLNMHNLVEPVNKDLEFQLHEPFLLYRNASLSIYSIWFYDKNDCHRIAKLMAKVVEQEAQRSQQIAQDRKSPSRTNGCNDRPIDILEMLSKAKDEYERNQISDLSIISSSGMQQNSNPPKPESTEPSEQKPSLQVQEQPFQSRQKHLTLEELFGTSVQKEQPAAPYPNPERMEKLQTDASAREQHSLLLPFSFDQSPVMQQSLGKCESPSIKPSASQQDCLTPMIIPPASVSQPELKNVPSYSVRLSPVLNSASTMEAAPAQMLPGLKQSNSIMQVMQQAAKPISPLVNQPPSEVNHAPQNLMAGQGQLIAPLTTANTGTVSNASHTSVDLLQKLRLTPQHDQTQQQSLTKSPLTPNISASVGQLATPESFKESHSKPSALNSKIISPLQVAPPQFVTATTTVTPSVLLSPSVFQQSATKATEVENKASSSSPLTLGTTEIQPTPPTVLSRSQLQEALIHLIKNDSRFLSTIHEVYLQVLTKSTDNIKL
- the DCP1A gene encoding mRNA-decapping enzyme 1A isoform X2, coding for MEAAGRAGQEMSLAALRRHDPFITGIADVTGQVALYSFSPKDNEWEKTDIEGTLFVYKRSASPYHGFTIVNRLNMHNLVEPVNKDLEFQLHEPFLLYRNASLSIYSIWFYDKNDCHRIAKLMAKVVEQEAQRSQQIAQDRKSPSRTNGCNDRPIDILEMLSKAKDEYERNQISDLSIISSSGMQQNSNPPKPESTEPSEQKPSLQVQEQPFQSRQKHLTLEELFGTSVQKEQPAAPYPNPERMEKLQTDASAREQHSLLLPFSFDQSPVMQQSLGKCESPSIKPSASQQDCLTPMIIPPASVSQPELKNVPSYSVRLSPVLNSASTMEAAPAQMLPGLKQSNSIMQVMQQAAKPISPLVNQPPSEVNHAPQNLMAGQGQLIAPLTTANTGTVSNASHTSVDLLQKLRLTPQHDQTQQQSLTKSPLTPNISASVGQLATPESFKESHSKPSALNSKIISPLQTVQQNKESEVFPQPKTLSKASQVAPPQFVTATTTVTPSVLLSPSVFQQSATKATEVENKASSSSPLTLGTTEIQPTPPTVLSRSQLQEALIHLIKNDSRFLSTIHEVYLQVLTKSTDNIKL